TCTGAAGTCGAAAAATATTTTGATGTTCACCAGACCTTCTCTTTCTagcatttttctttttctttcagttttctAGCATGTGCATTATTTCTTTTTATCACCCTCCGGGACTAAAAATTGATGCTCAGAAAACTGGGCAAGCTGACTCTTATTTGTGCGCACTTTGTCACAGTTCTCACCAATTTCAATGGTGAGATCCTAGGAGAATAGTAACATTCAGAATAAGCATTTCCTTTTGTAAATCTTTATCCAAGAGAAGATCACGCTTTGGTCTTGTCCAACTAACCTTTGGTATATTACATTCATACATCCTGATTTGGTCATTTATAAAGTTTTGTTGATGCAATAAAATGTTTTCTGCAAGGACTTTCCAATCAACAGCAACAAACAAGTTGGAAACGCAAAGGCACATTCATGAGTATTTCTCTGAAAATCACTATTCAACCTCTTTGAGGCTTTTGTTCCCTCAAATGTTGTATATCCAGCAAAACATGAAAATTCACAATTAAACTTTAACACATAAAATAACAGGATTTTATCCCTGAGGCACCAGTTCAGATTTGCCACTGGAAAATAAATCTACAAACTTGTTAAATAAGATAAATTCCTTGATGAATTAAGGCTGAGGTCATTTAGTGGATACTGGTAACAATTCATTCTTCAGTTATTAAGGAGGACAAATTGGCTTGAATACTTGGAGAAGTTCTTTCAAATGCTTATTGAAATTAAGGTTCTTTACTCCAGTTACGGCTCTGGAGATGCACCCAGAGCTGAGGATAACTATAGTTCCAGTCACAAACAGCTGGTGGGTGCTGAAAGCACCATCATGTCTTCCAAACCATTACCATATCAAAATTGCAGACCTAGATGACACATTAGTAATAGCGATTCAAACTCCTAGTGGCAGGAATGTCTGGCTGGCCGTTCATCCAAATCTCCCGAATTATCCGTTCTCTCTCTTCCAACCTCTGTGCCCGTTCCAGTTCTTCTGCTGAGGTAAAAACGTTCATGTTTAAAGTTCTCTCGAAGCGGCGGTGCCGCCTGGCAGATAGATCGGAAGTAGTATCAGAGTTATCATCATCACTGTCATCGTCATCATTACTATCCTCCTCATTTGCAGCCTTGACCGTTGATTTCCTAAAATCTGTCCGGCAGGATATCCTCACTACCAAAGCACACAGTGTTAGAATCAGTCCGATGCACACCCCAGACACGAAATACAAAGCGGTCTTCTCAGGATTCTCTGTAAAGGAAACAGAATCAGTTTAAGTTTTTCAATTGCTTTGAATAAGAACATGGTGCATCCTCCTTAAAAACTTGTATGTCCATCCTTTCTGCATATAGAAGCCACAACCCAATTCTCTTATTCAGTTTATCAGAAGATCAGGAGAGCACAGCTCACCACTTCTCAACAGATGCCATCAATGAAAGTGCATCAATGTATACATTTGGGTAAAGGAATGTTCGCTGCTTTCTATCTCCTTGATTTTTATCTGCTCCGTCCAATGTAATGACTGAAATGTTTCAGCTACCCCTATATCCACTTCTAAGCATTTTCCTAAAATGTCTTCCAGTTGATAATAATTGATGCATAACAGCTGTTGCCACTGTTAATGGTCTTGGAGACAGCAGTTAAAATCGATATCTTTAAGCAACTTCTTTAATTTTCATCTAAATTGCAACAGTTAATAAGAGTGGCTTCATTTAGATTCCACTTGATCTGCATCCTTGCGTAGCCCCAGTCCATGCTGACCTAATTCAAGCAGCCCAGGAATTCCTATTATTTCCAATGGCATAATATAAATTCCAGTCCTCAATACAAAAAAGAAATATCTTCTTAACGGTTCAAATGTCACTCTATCCTTCTTAGTTGCGAGCTGTAATTGGCGCCAACCTTTGCATGTTTGCTGAAAGGCTTATGTGCCCTTCAAGTTATTGGTCAGATAAAACTTTTACTTATTTTGCCATTCACCGAAACTCAGGCTGTCACTCTTGTTGACAAATTTATTGAGTCACTGTTATGAGTATTTTCAAATTTTCCTTTTATTTGAATCAATGGTAACCTAAGTGATAGAAAAGGCTTCTACAGATAAGCCTCAGTTTCATTATTTATAGTAGTTAATATTTAACGCATGTAACAATTCATCAATCAAAATGAAATTCTCCTCATTGTAGCCAAGTGTCTTGCCATGCTGCCTTGTTAATCTTTAACCGCCTGAGCCTAAATTTATTCTATAGCCTGTAGCCCAATGTGGTCCTTAAGTATCACAGGGCACTGAAATTTACACCCGGGAAACAAATTCATTTGCATTTTAATTAACAAAAATAAGAGAACATCTATCAAGACAAGTTCATGTGTATGGAAAGATAATTAAACATATTTATTTTCTCTGAGCAGTTTCCTTTTGAGCTCCGACTAAATTTGTTTCATCTACAAAGCTTGCTTTTCTTGCTGAAGCTTCAGATTCTAAACAAATAATGTGTTGTACATGCTTGCTTAGCCAAGCTATCTGTAGATTCACCGATAGATTTGCTTGTATTCAGTCACCATGTGAAAATTGATTAAAGCACTTGGTTAATGCATAGCCATGGGAGAAGTCAGCTGCCAGTGGGAGGGCATTTATAGCTACCCACCCACTGTATTTAACTGTACTCTTACTGGTTGTCAAAGCTTTGCAGTAAAATGTAGAGCACCATCTAATCAAATCACAAGACCATAAATAACTGTCAACTTTAAATGACTCCATATGCACTATTTCAGGATTAATCCTTTTGTCAACTTTACTTGCACTCAAAAATTAAGTTAAAGCTCCAACATTTCTTTTAAAGGCCAATGACTGACTTAAAACTCATTTTTTGGAATAAAAAAAAGAGTTAAAAACAAACGTTCAGGTCTGCAAGTTCCCTGTGTGGACTTGAGAAAGTGTCCTTTTCTATCAATGAATCCAGTTACATGtcagagtgaatgtttttctaaaTGGACGCAATGCCATCAGCCATTTGTCCAAAATTGGGAAAATTCTGTGTTTACCAGTCTTTTATTTTGAAGTTGAAGGTCGATTTGGAGGGGAAAATAACTATAATACACATTGTTAGATGTAATCAGTTTACAACCCAACAAGGTATGCAACTTGGCAAAACAGGACATTTAATTATTAACTATTGCTTGCAGATGGGCATGGCTGTATTGTATTCAGCAACTTTTTGTATAAAGTGTAACTTCAGGATTCATGTGCCACTTCTGCACCAAAATAAAAAGTGTACTGTTAATAAAATTGAGCAAATGTAGTTTATTTAGGAATTACTGTAGATTGCATTGCAAATATATTACTAATTATGAAATAGTTACAGAAGCAGTGCTCGATATTCATTTGCCTTTTGTTCATTATTCCTGTGTTAGCCAACAGCCACTTTTTTTatgcattcatgggatgtgggcgtcgctggctggaccagcaattattgcccatccctaattgcccttgagaaggtggtgatgtgtcaccttcttgaactgctgcaggtcacgtggtgtaggtacacccacagtgctatttggaatggagttccaggattttgatccaacaacagcaatatatttccaagtcaggatagtgaatgacttggagaggaacttccaggtgttggTAACCCCATGCACCAGCTTCCTTTGTCCTTTTTAGATGGTAGATGATAGTGGTTATGGATTTAGtagatgctgtcaaagaagccttggtgagttcctgcagtgcatccagtagatggtactcactgttgtcactgtgcatcagtagtggagggagtgaatgtttgtggatggggtgccacagtggcattgtggttagcatagaatcatagaaccataaaatccctacagtgcagtaggaggccattcagcccatcaagtctgcaccgatcacaatcccacccaggccctattcccgcaaccccacatatttaccctactaatcccctgacactagggtcaatttagcatggccaatgaacctaacctgcacgtctttggactgtggaaggaaatcggagcacgcagaggaaacccatgcaggcacgaggagaatgtgcaaactccacacagacagtgacctgaggccggaattgaacccaggtccctggctctgtgaggcagcagtgctaactactgtgccaccgtgccaccccacagcagtagcactgctgcctcacagtgccagggaccagggtttgattctggccttgggcgactgtgttgagtttgcatgtttttttGAGCAGTCCCATTGTCACTGATAGTTTAACAACAACTTGAGATGTAAGGAAGAATCTTTATAACATTTAATGTGTTTGGGCCACAGATTGTGTGTGTCAACAATCCATTTCCTTCCTCATTCATTATATAATTTTTCTGTCCTCCTTTTCAATTAGTAATACTCTACAATCACATGAAAACTATGTCAATTTATTGTTACAGCATAACTTTCCACATGATCAAAATTATTGTCAATCATACTCCAGCAAAACATATCAGCATGACAGACAAAATAATCCAAATCATATTACAAGCAGAACCATAAAgtagctccaagagctattttCTGCCAGACTCACCGCAACCACCCACGCTTCCCCCACCAACTTAAAATTCATGGttaccacaagagagacaaacaagatccatgctgacaagataaggtattgcaccctatcttgggcttgatcttagccaaaagggcaggaaacgttggctctgttctctctccacaacaAGCAATTAGATAATATTCGCATTTCCCACAATATCTCCGGAATTACAATTCCCTCAGCTCATCGTACTTTCCTGAGCAGATCAATTCTTAGGAGCCATTGTTCACCTAAtgtaataaaaaacagaaaattatggaaatacacagcagttctggtggcatctgtgaagagagaaaagcagagctaATGTTTGAGGTCTATGACCTTTTACCAGAACCTCTGCAAATGATGTGAATGCTGCCGGAGATGGGGGTGAAATAATTATGACAGAAACAAACAGGCAAGAGAAGTCACTCaaaatgctggagatctgaaacaaacatagaaggtgctggaaaaacccaagaggtctggcagcatctgtggagagagaaatggggttAATGTTCCGAGTTCTGTATGGCGGTTTTTTTGGAAGAAGAATTCTTCCACTGAGGAACAGTCTCCAGGTTTATCTTTAGTGCCTGTGTATTAAGGACCATctgggcagggggcagggatggTCGCATGTGCACAATACTGGTTGCCCAATTTGCCTTCCATTGAGATAAATGGAGGAGAGACGCAAGGCCCTGTTACAAGAGTGTGATCCTACCCTTTAGACTCAGCTCCTCCTCTAGGCAATGCTTAATTCGGAAGTGGTAAGGATTAAATTGTACCCAGCATTCCCTAATGACTGCATGCTCAAGCCTGTGAGCCTCGCACACAGAGCATCACGGCTGACATTCccatattcattcacgggatgtgggcatcactggcaataccagcatttattgcccaacccacaCTGCCCTTGAGAATATGGTgaggagccaccttcttgaatcactgcagttcacGTAATATAGCTACACCCACACTGTTGTTAGTTAggcagctccaggattttgacccagcaatggtaAAGGAATAGTggtatatttacaagtcagggtGGGGTCTGACTTGAAGGGGAATGTACAGGTCATAGTACCACCATATGTTCACTGCCCTTGTCTTCCTAGATGGTCGAGATTGAGAGTTTGGAAGACTctgttaaaggagccttggtgaagttgctgcattgcatcttgtagatggtacacactactgtctctgtgcaatggtggtggaggaagtgaatgtttaaggtagtggattggctgccaatcaagcaggctcttTTGACCTGGGTGATGTCAAACAAACATCTGctaggtgatcagtaagtttgcggacgacacaaaactggcaggacttgcagatagtgaggaacattgtcagaggctacagaaggatatagataggctggaaatttgggcaaggaaatggcagatggagttcaatcctgataaatgcgaagtgatgcattttggtgggaataatgtagggaggagctacacgataaatggaagaaccataaagggtgtagagacgcagagggacctgggtgtgcaagtccacagatctttgaaggtgacgtcacaggtggagaaggtggtgaagaaggcatatggcatgcttgcctttataggacggggcatagagtataaaagttggggtctgatgttgcagatgtatagaacgttggttcggccgcatttggaatactgcgtccagttctggtcgccacactaccaggacgtggaggctttggagagagtacagaggaggtttaccaggatgttgcctggtatggaggggcttggttatgaggagagattggggaaactggggttgttctccttggaaagacggaggatgaggggagacttaatagaggtgtataaaattatgaaaggcatagatagggtgaacggtgggaagcttttccccgggtcggtggtgacgttcacgaggggtcataggttcaaggtgaagggggggaggtttaacacagatatcagaaggacatatttcacacagagggtcgtgggggcctggaatgtgttgccgggcaaggtggtggaggcggacacactgggaacgtttaagacttatctagacagctatatgaacggagtgggaatggagggatacaaaagagtggtctagtttggaccagggagcggcgcgggctaattgttcctggtttctcgtttcaaggcttcattctatgatcatcttgctggtgccagtacagagcgagactgcggatagttgggaacctgtctcgggggcagggaattcatatggtgttcgtggaagtggaaatgactagggttgggaagcattttccgatcagggccattgtgatctcctggactcgtttcgatcgcctcagggggtcggagaggaatttcccagattttttttttccccatattggccctggggtttttcactctgggttttcgcctctccctggagatcacatggtctggaataggggggtgggggtgagttaataggttgtaatgaacaaagcatcgtagctgtgagggacagctcggtggataggatattggtatgtagataggctggaaaattgggcggggatcctggattcaggattcaatcctggaccggggagcggcgcgggcttggagggccgaagggcctgttcctgtgctgtattgttctttgttctttgttctagcctGTTAATGTCCTGTTGAATGCAATTGGTAGCATCCTCACTGCCGGCCATTATTTGTTATTATTCCTCTCAGTATTGGAATATATTTTCAATTTTAGTTTTAGCTTTGATTAAACAGGTATTTCTTTAATGTAACCTTTATAAAAATGCCTGCTTAGATGCACAATTACAACAAATAACTACTTCTACCATGCTGTTAGGGTCTGCTTTTTTCCATCTGTTTAATGACATCCATTTCAATTGCGCTGTAGATAAACTTTTCCACATTAGTATACCCATCCATATGTCGGAATCTATTAAAGGCGCTGAACTATTTCAGTAGCTCACTAGATCATGAATATTCAGAGAGATTTATAAATTACAACACCCACATCTTTTTTCCACTCGAGAGATTTAAGTTCCTCGTGATGCATGGTGGACACAGATGTGGTGTTAATCTACACATATGCTGTATTAAATGACTTGAGTATTAACATTACAGCTAAATTTTAGGAAAACCAAAACTTGGCTCCCACCAGAAATTCTACTTCTTGCAGCTCCTGCCCAGCCATAGTCGAAGAATAaatcaaacatccactccctccaccatcgacgctcagtaacagcagtgtatactatctacaagatgcactgcagcaatttgccaaagatccttacacagcaccttccaaacccacgaccattcaagaacagcttcttccctgctactatcagatttttgaatggacctatctcacactgatctttctctacaccctagctatggctgtaacactacattttgcactctctcctttccttctctatgaacggtatgctttgtctgtatagcatgcaagaaacaatacttttcattgtaaactaatacatgtgacaatcataaatcaaatcaaatcaaaatcatctagaaggtcaagggcagcagatatatgggaacagcaccacctgcaagttcctctccaaaccactcaccatcctgacttggaaatatatcgctgttccttcatagccgcgaggtcaaaatcctggaattccctctctaatggcattgtgggtcaaccgacagcacatgggctgcagcgattcaagaaggcagct
Above is a window of Mustelus asterias chromosome 5, sMusAst1.hap1.1, whole genome shotgun sequence DNA encoding:
- the LOC144493630 gene encoding protein eva-1 homolog A-like isoform X2, which translates into the protein MDAKPLPAPLDEIDKQLLETRGIQTEMALLSNILETYSYITENPEKTALYFVSGVCIGLILTLCALVVRISCRTDFRKSTVKAANEEDSNDDDDSDDDNSDTTSDLSARRHRRFERTLNMNVFTSAEELERAQRLEERERIIREIWMNGQPDIPATRSLNRYY